The proteins below are encoded in one region of Sporosarcina sp. FSL K6-1508:
- a CDS encoding AAA family ATPase encodes MNPIVEKEQQLRSSKIHDAEAVRLIQEGGYVSPSPFLWDDVLISIVLKKPVLLKGPSGSGKTKLAQTISHYFNQPMQSINCSVDLDAESLLGFKTIISKDGETVIEFVEGPVVQAMKKGHILYIDEINMARPETLPILHSVLDHRRMLTNPFTGEVIYAHEDFTVISAINEGYVGTSPMNEALKNRFVSFTVPYLTGEQLELVMTDTYPNASKQLIETFFHISNDLKKQVMNGLLSDEAASVRSLLDALGLAEHIPVKRAIQYAIAEKLDDTIERRLVMELVDTWVK; translated from the coding sequence ATGAACCCGATAGTAGAAAAAGAACAGCAGCTTCGTTCAAGCAAGATCCATGACGCAGAAGCGGTGCGATTAATACAAGAAGGGGGATATGTCTCTCCCAGTCCTTTTTTATGGGATGATGTGCTTATCAGTATCGTATTGAAAAAGCCTGTGTTACTGAAAGGTCCATCCGGTTCAGGGAAAACGAAGCTAGCTCAGACCATTTCACATTATTTCAATCAGCCCATGCAAAGTATAAACTGTTCGGTCGATCTTGATGCAGAATCACTTCTTGGGTTTAAAACAATTATTAGCAAGGATGGAGAAACGGTAATTGAATTTGTCGAAGGTCCAGTCGTTCAAGCGATGAAAAAAGGGCATATTTTATATATTGATGAAATCAATATGGCAAGACCAGAAACATTACCGATTCTCCATAGTGTTTTGGACCATCGACGTATGTTGACAAACCCGTTTACAGGCGAGGTCATTTATGCCCATGAAGATTTCACAGTTATCTCGGCAATCAATGAAGGATACGTTGGAACCTCTCCGATGAATGAAGCATTGAAAAATCGTTTCGTATCATTCACGGTACCCTATCTTACTGGAGAACAACTTGAATTGGTCATGACAGATACCTATCCGAATGCGTCAAAGCAACTAATTGAGACATTCTTTCATATCAGTAATGATTTAAAAAAACAGGTAATGAACGGGCTGCTATCCGACGAAGCGGCATCTGTAAGAAGTCTACTCGACGCATTGGGCTTGGCTGAACATATCCCGGTTAAACGTGCCATACAGTATGCTATTGCCGAGAAGCTGGATGATACGATCGAACGCAGACTAGTTATGGAATTAGTGGATACTTGGGTGAAATGA
- a CDS encoding toxic anion resistance protein, which produces MTENNPMKSIDELLDNPFDVQEPLLPKEMQTEQKEAGTSLKLIDRLSPEEREKAKVLAQQIPVGNYEAIITYGANAQGELSKFSTQMLDHVQGKDIGPVGDVLKDLMGKLSEIDPDDLSDKKKSGLSRLFNKATRSVQEMMTKYQKLSTQIDRIGVQLEHSKRGLLDDVQMLDNLYDQNKTYFQALNIYIAAAELKQDELANEIIPEMRRQAELSNDQMAFQEVNDMAQFLDRLEKRLYDLQLSRQITIQSAPQIRMIQQTNQTLAEKIQSSIMTSIPLWKNQIAIALTLNRQMKAVESQKLVTKTTNDLLLKNSEMLKINSIETAKENERGIIEIDTLKKTQENLIQTIEETLVIQADGRAKRKAAEVEIGRMEEELKQRLLAVHDKTQNRPV; this is translated from the coding sequence ATGACCGAAAATAACCCTATGAAATCAATTGATGAGTTACTTGATAATCCTTTCGATGTTCAAGAACCCCTTCTTCCAAAGGAAATGCAAACAGAACAAAAAGAGGCTGGAACAAGTCTTAAACTTATAGATCGTCTATCCCCTGAGGAAAGAGAAAAAGCCAAAGTGCTTGCACAGCAAATCCCTGTCGGCAACTATGAGGCAATTATCACTTATGGTGCTAATGCACAAGGCGAACTTTCAAAGTTCTCCACTCAAATGCTTGATCATGTTCAGGGTAAAGATATTGGACCCGTCGGCGATGTATTGAAAGATTTGATGGGAAAACTGTCTGAAATAGATCCTGACGATTTATCAGACAAGAAAAAGTCTGGTCTTAGCAGATTATTTAATAAAGCCACTCGATCTGTTCAAGAAATGATGACGAAATATCAAAAACTTAGCACTCAAATTGACCGGATCGGTGTCCAGCTTGAACATTCGAAGCGCGGTCTTTTAGATGATGTGCAAATGCTCGATAATTTGTATGATCAAAATAAGACTTATTTTCAAGCATTGAATATCTATATAGCTGCAGCTGAATTGAAACAGGATGAACTCGCCAATGAAATTATCCCTGAAATGCGCAGGCAAGCCGAATTATCGAATGACCAAATGGCATTTCAAGAAGTGAATGATATGGCTCAATTCCTCGACAGGCTAGAAAAACGATTGTACGATTTGCAGTTATCACGCCAAATTACAATTCAGAGTGCACCCCAAATCCGGATGATTCAGCAAACAAACCAAACACTTGCTGAAAAAATCCAGTCGTCTATTATGACGTCCATTCCCCTATGGAAAAATCAGATTGCAATTGCGTTGACGTTAAATCGACAAATGAAAGCGGTCGAGTCTCAGAAACTGGTTACAAAAACAACAAATGATTTGCTCTTGAAAAACTCAGAAATGCTAAAAATTAATTCGATTGAAACGGCGAAAGAGAATGAACGCGGTATCATCGAAATTGATACACTTAAAAAGACGCAAGAAAACTTAATTCAGACGATTGAAGAGACACTGGTTATCCAGGCAGATGGCCGTGCAAAACGAAAAGCTGCTGAAGTGGAAATTGGACGAATGGAAGAAGAATTAAAACAGCGCCTTCTTGCTGTCCATGATAAAACACAAAACCGTCCTGTTTAA
- a CDS encoding DUF6501 family protein encodes MTFKDWVNAPAIRTVVCKHADAEKYVVTNVLTPGKEYEVKNETDEFIFILDNTGKVGGYYKTYFE; translated from the coding sequence ATGACATTCAAAGATTGGGTGAATGCACCCGCAATCCGTACTGTGGTCTGTAAGCATGCAGACGCTGAAAAATATGTTGTGACCAATGTTCTGACACCAGGTAAAGAGTATGAAGTGAAAAATGAAACAGATGAATTCATTTTCATTCTTGATAATACCGGTAAAGTCGGAGGCTATTATAAAACGTATTTTGAATAA
- a CDS encoding vWA domain-containing protein, with protein sequence MVKMNRFIQFNDETVDAKTLLLYERLGRALADAPFIELTERKLLEFRPKEGIISMSVFWRHRSDEVVHAGRLSDIYLLTAGYWKRFSVNAWINFTHTNSLHPLRKFASELLLMLEEFRLIDTITRERPGTASAFDIRRDAYVYFHRNALSSNMQKSFLADAMINQLFISLHEGLLTETSIDWAPIDYGLIQSVLQHAYDSKNTADNTFIANRIVSILEHSIDRDLVHQYYSAGDAMTEENTVFHYHDGMSDAEKGEEGPKETIEEVFRSWHRESESEAGVHLEFELEHGRSGKSDANDATAGNEEAEIEETGSGGSEGNDNDRWTDDDSDKSDKRDQKMKAGKIFGKEHVNVVYEEQRIEAIDKVENRQKLTIWREEQKPYVRSFVEEMKKRIDLKQDSKREHLMKGRLSSKLTTMVIDERPKPFYRKNAPSVNLDAVFGLLVDGSASMIDKLVETKQAVLLFHDVLRQLGVCHEISSYYEDANHATKDVQPNIFGLMHTFIDRNKDNGLSILSFEANEDNRDGFAIRWMASQLEARPEKHKFLLVFSDGEPSAFGYDRNGIIDTAEAVMETEKKGISIIHLFLSTEEPTADQKALFSMIFGNKTASSNSVDSFTDQTLRILRKLLAIVIRNT encoded by the coding sequence ATGGTGAAGATGAATCGATTCATTCAATTCAATGATGAAACGGTCGATGCCAAAACGCTTTTATTATATGAGCGACTAGGACGAGCATTAGCAGATGCACCCTTCATTGAATTAACAGAGCGTAAGCTACTCGAATTCCGTCCAAAAGAAGGGATTATTTCGATGAGCGTCTTTTGGCGTCACCGGTCCGATGAAGTAGTCCATGCTGGCCGTCTATCTGATATTTATTTGTTGACTGCGGGTTATTGGAAGCGTTTCAGCGTCAATGCATGGATTAACTTCACCCATACAAACAGCTTACATCCGCTCCGTAAATTTGCTTCAGAACTATTACTGATGTTAGAAGAATTCCGACTGATTGATACAATTACGAGGGAAAGACCTGGAACGGCAAGTGCATTTGACATAAGAAGGGATGCCTATGTCTACTTCCATCGAAATGCATTATCTTCGAATATGCAGAAAAGTTTTCTTGCCGATGCAATGATAAATCAGTTATTCATCTCCCTCCATGAAGGACTGTTAACAGAGACGTCCATCGACTGGGCTCCCATCGATTATGGACTTATACAATCCGTCCTGCAGCATGCATATGATTCAAAGAACACAGCAGATAATACATTTATCGCAAATAGAATCGTCAGCATCCTCGAGCACTCAATCGATAGAGACCTCGTGCATCAGTATTATTCAGCAGGAGATGCCATGACGGAAGAAAATACCGTCTTTCATTATCATGATGGGATGTCTGACGCTGAGAAAGGTGAGGAAGGCCCAAAGGAAACAATCGAAGAGGTTTTTCGTTCTTGGCATCGTGAAAGCGAGAGTGAAGCGGGCGTTCATCTAGAATTTGAACTTGAACACGGCAGATCAGGAAAAAGTGACGCAAACGACGCAACAGCAGGCAATGAGGAAGCCGAAATCGAGGAAACAGGTTCAGGTGGCTCGGAAGGGAACGACAATGATCGCTGGACAGATGACGACAGTGACAAAAGCGACAAGCGTGATCAAAAGATGAAGGCGGGTAAGATCTTTGGTAAAGAGCATGTCAACGTCGTGTATGAAGAACAACGCATAGAGGCCATAGACAAAGTTGAAAATCGTCAAAAATTAACCATTTGGCGAGAAGAGCAGAAGCCGTATGTCCGTTCCTTTGTTGAGGAAATGAAGAAACGGATCGATTTGAAACAGGATTCGAAACGTGAGCATCTTATGAAAGGGCGTCTCTCGTCAAAATTGACGACGATGGTCATTGATGAACGGCCAAAACCGTTTTACCGGAAGAATGCGCCTTCGGTTAATCTCGATGCGGTATTCGGGCTGTTAGTTGATGGTTCTGCTTCAATGATTGACAAATTAGTTGAAACGAAACAGGCAGTTCTTTTGTTTCACGATGTCCTCCGTCAATTAGGTGTCTGTCATGAAATATCATCTTATTATGAGGATGCAAATCACGCAACAAAAGATGTACAACCAAATATTTTCGGCCTTATGCATACGTTTATAGATCGGAATAAGGATAACGGCTTGTCCATTTTATCGTTCGAGGCAAATGAAGACAATCGTGATGGATTCGCAATCAGATGGATGGCGAGTCAACTTGAGGCAAGACCGGAGAAGCATAAGTTTCTGCTCGTCTTCTCAGACGGGGAGCCGTCGGCGTTCGGCTATGATCGGAATGGTATCATTGATACAGCGGAAGCGGTGATGGAAACCGAAAAGAAAGGTATTTCTATTATCCATCTATTCCTTTCGACGGAAGAACCAACTGCTGATCAAAAAGCACTTTTTTCAATGATTTTTGGCAATAAAACTGCATCATCCAACTCAGTGGATAGTTTCACAGACCAGACGTTGCGAATATTAAGGAAGCTACTTGCGATCGTAATTCGAAATACATGA